The genomic region TATGACCAAGGATGCACTTTTTGGTCTTGATGGCTGTGACGTGATTTTTCAAAGAGTAGGCCAACAATTTCATGGTAGTATGCGTGAAAAAGCTTGCCAATTTGGAAAAGGTGACGAACTGCGTTATTCGGTTCACGATATGATTGTCTCCGAAAATGAATATTGGCGTGTTGACCGTACCTTTTTGGTGAAAGATGATTCTTTCTTCAAAGGCCATCCAAACGCAGAACCACACAAAATGCGAAAAGCAAAAGTGTATACGTGTGATGTTTCTTTCTATGAGAAAGCGTACTATCTACCTAGTGAAAAAGATAAAAATTATAAAGATTTAAAAGTACACGATCAAGGAGGCACTGCTCACGTTCTCAACCCTGTTGACGGTAAAACCTATTTCGTGCAATTGCGGAATAAGGAATATCCATTTTATGATTTATCGGATTCTGATTTCTTCTTTTTACGATTTAAAGAAGAAGGTGCACAAGCTTCACTGGCTTTGGCCTTTGCAGAGCCTAATGCCAAAAAAATCGGATTTCAGATGAACTGGGCTTCTGCAGTTTGCGAATGTGAACAGTAATAAAAAACTAATACCCAATTAGACTAAGTTATGAAAGAACATATAAAAAGCACCCATTTCATTAAAGTATGTATGACCTTCTGTCTTTTTACATGTATGCTTTCGAGCTGTAATTGGGTCACCTCAGAAAATAAGTCAGCTAATACTGTCCAAATGGATGCAGTGGAGCAGCAAGAAATCGCTTATAACCTTGACGATCCTAAGGACAAACTCTTGATTTTCGAAAAAATGCAGGGTGACCTATCGGGAAAAATGACTTTTTCCTATTCGGAAGGAAGGGTCTTTGGTATTAGACCCGATAGACCCAATAGTCTAAATGTTTTTGGAAAAGAAGTATTTCGTTATTCTGGCTGCGGTATGAAAATCATGAGGTTACTAGACAATGGTAATGTAGAAACCAAATCCAAAGGATGGTTGTTGTACAGAGACCCAAAAACAGGTGAATTTCTAAGTGAAGTGAAAAACCCGTATACGGGTGAGGTGGTTGACGTTCCTTCTTTTCGTGCGGGAATTCGGGGTGGAATTATGACTCCCAAAGGTCCTGAAGTGAACGCCAGTTTCACCATGGAAAGCACAGCTATTGGTGCACCTTTAGATTTGGTATTTACCGATATGGGTGATAAAATGCACATTACACGCCATGCTTTTACCAAATGGTTTGAGAAAAAATCCCAAACATGGCGTACCGAAATGACTCTTGACACCTATGATGTTGATAAAAAATACCTGTACGACCGGTCGTTAAGCCATATTCCCGCAGTGTACCACTGGACCAGCCAAACCTCATGGTTATCGCTGTTAAAAATGGCTGGCACCCCAGGCCATATGATTTGGACTTCCAGTGGAGGCACTTTTATGAACAAAGAAGACCTTCCTGCTGACTTCATAAAAGCTACGGAAGAAAAGCAACCCGATGTTTTTGCAGCACCTTTAACCTGGGACCAAGAATGAAAAACGAAAAGAAAACCCAACAAGGCATCAACCGCCGTGAAATGCTTAAAAAAAGTGGACTTGCACTTGCAGCGGCCCCTTTTTATTTTGGTTTGAATTCCTGTGTAAGCGGCACTAAAAAAACAATGGATGCCGATGTTATTATCGTTGGTGCAGGCCTCGCAGGATTAAATGCCGCTTTACTTCTTGAACAAGCGGGCTTTAAAGTAAAAATTGTTGAGGCTACCGATAGACTTGGCGGACGAGTACATACTGCGAAAGAAAGTGATGTGCCTGGGCATCCGGAATTAGGAGGAAACGGTATTGGTGGCGGTTATGCTCGAGTACTCGATGCAGCACAAAAGTATGGGGTCTCTATGGGGCCGATGCGTCCCAGAACCGAAGCCCGAAAAGGAGAACTGATCTATCGCATTAAAAACAATTTCATTCTTCCCGAAGAATGGCCGACCCATGACCTTAATACCCTACCTGAAGGATACAGAAAGGGACTTCCCGCCTACGTTACCTGGGGTCACTTTGGAAAAATAAACCCGCTACCCAAAAATGATCTAGCGGCATGGCGCGACCCAACATATAAGAATTGGGACAAATCCACATATTCCGTTTTGAAGGAAGAAGGCTTCTCAGATGACGATATCAAATTGGTCATGGGCACCAACTCCAGTTATGGTGTTGATGCTCAGAATATTTCCGTTATGATGTATTTTCAGATATTGACTTGGATTGGTCAACAGAATGCATCCACCGGAAAAGGAGGGGCCATTGTTGGCGGAAACCAACGTTTACCAGAAGCCATGGGCACTGCTTTCAAGCAAGATATTATGCTGAGTAGTCCCGTAAAAAACATTGCTTCAGAAGCTGATGCCACAACGATTACCTTGAACAACGGAAATACACTAAGAGCTCCCTATTGTTTGGTCACT from Costertonia aggregata harbors:
- a CDS encoding chromophore lyase CpcT/CpeT is translated as MKKLRFLTFPILAVISLQASLASAPFDFGDPNVRDLGLIAKWFEGEFDNDEQLWVEGRSDWWGKADEKHGRIHAIHKRIKADSIGKYVFYIEEYMDNDPTKVGRQRIVSFESMGEKNPGIVMKLYFLKEADKYLMASETHEAMLANMTKDALFGLDGCDVIFQRVGQQFHGSMREKACQFGKGDELRYSVHDMIVSENEYWRVDRTFLVKDDSFFKGHPNAEPHKMRKAKVYTCDVSFYEKAYYLPSEKDKNYKDLKVHDQGGTAHVLNPVDGKTYFVQLRNKEYPFYDLSDSDFFFLRFKEEGAQASLALAFAEPNAKKIGFQMNWASAVCECEQ
- a CDS encoding DUF1838 family protein, with translation MDAVEQQEIAYNLDDPKDKLLIFEKMQGDLSGKMTFSYSEGRVFGIRPDRPNSLNVFGKEVFRYSGCGMKIMRLLDNGNVETKSKGWLLYRDPKTGEFLSEVKNPYTGEVVDVPSFRAGIRGGIMTPKGPEVNASFTMESTAIGAPLDLVFTDMGDKMHITRHAFTKWFEKKSQTWRTEMTLDTYDVDKKYLYDRSLSHIPAVYHWTSQTSWLSLLKMAGTPGHMIWTSSGGTFMNKEDLPADFIKATEEKQPDVFAAPLTWDQE
- a CDS encoding flavin monoamine oxidase family protein; this encodes MKNEKKTQQGINRREMLKKSGLALAAAPFYFGLNSCVSGTKKTMDADVIIVGAGLAGLNAALLLEQAGFKVKIVEATDRLGGRVHTAKESDVPGHPELGGNGIGGGYARVLDAAQKYGVSMGPMRPRTEARKGELIYRIKNNFILPEEWPTHDLNTLPEGYRKGLPAYVTWGHFGKINPLPKNDLAAWRDPTYKNWDKSTYSVLKEEGFSDDDIKLVMGTNSSYGVDAQNISVMMYFQILTWIGQQNASTGKGGAIVGGNQRLPEAMGTAFKQDIMLSSPVKNIASEADATTITLNNGNTLRAPYCLVTLPASALRRIQISPNVSGAQQKGFQNLDYTPVVQLHYVPKKKYWEEDGLPPSMWCDNLAGRFMALKNDLQNPDEVTSCVAFLNSKVALQIDKMKQEDAIALVTKTLEDMRPSLKGALDFTYYWTWVNNPYAGGAYAYWKPGEITDFSNSLADPIGRIHFAGEHTAVMNRGMEGAMESGERAAFELMDLLG